From one Solanum stenotomum isolate F172 chromosome 12, ASM1918654v1, whole genome shotgun sequence genomic stretch:
- the LOC125847990 gene encoding myb-related protein 306-like, translated as MGRPPCCDKTGVKKGPWTPEEDIMLVSFVQEHGPGNWRTVPTHTGLRRCSKSCRLRWTNYLRPGIKRGSFSDQEEKMIIQLQALLGNKWAAIASYLPERTDNDIKNYWNTHLKKKLKKLETSDLYSNDGHCLSTYNSTSRGQWERTLQADINTAKQALQNALSVDKSSPVPDYTITDIGCYSYIKQEAKMSTTTYASNAENIAKLLKQWTRSDSTYNSEQSKASSSTQYSCNTNNNNNNAMTEYSSSFEPSNSDQFSQATTPEAAGKFHGESKREIDDEIQLSVMLESWLFDENDDLLI; from the exons ATGGGTAGACCACCTTGTTGTGATAAAACAGGGGTGAAGAAAGGACCATGGACTCCTGAAGAAGATATTATGCTAGTCTCTTTTGTTCAAGAACACGGTCCAGGGAATTGGAGGACTGTTCCCACTCATACAG GGTTGCGTAGATGTAGCAAGAGCTGCAGGCTAAGGTGGACTAACTATCTCAGACCAGGAATCAAGAGAGGTAGCTTCTCTGATCAAGAAGAGAAGATGATTATCCAGCTTCAGGCTCTTTTAGGCAACAA ATGGGCAGCCATAGCTTCATATCTCCCAGAGAGAACAGATAACGATATTAAAAATTACTGGAATACtcatttaaagaagaaactGAAGAAGCTTGAAACAAGTGATTTATACTCAAATGATGGACATTGTTTATCAACATATAATTCAACTTCCAGAGGCCAATGGGAAAGGACACTTCAAGCTGATATTAACACAGCCAAACAAGCTTTACAAAATGCACTGTCAGTCGATAAATCAAGCCCAGTTCCTGACTATACAATTACTGATATTGGATGTTACTCATACATCAAACAAGAAGCAAAAATGTCTACTACTACTTACGCATCAAATGCTGAAAACATAGCCAAATTACTCAAACAATGGACCAGAAGCGATTCCACATATAATTCCGAGCAATCAAAGGCTTCGTCAAGTACTCAATATTCTtgtaatactaataataataataataatgccaTGACTGAATATTCGTCTTCATTTGAACCGTCGAATTCAGATCAATTTTCTCAAGCTACGACACCTGAAGCTGCTGGTAAATTTCATGGTGAAAGCAAAAGAGAAATAGATGATGAAATTCAATTGTCAGTAATGCTGGAGAGTTGGCTGTTTGATGAAAATGACGATTTATTAATTTAG
- the LOC125848176 gene encoding uncharacterized protein LOC125848176: MVNGENSEIQSSDKIVLELMDSTDSYLLLMNSLSSSLREGWLELASARHSMGASRISSALFDLKSHSAATTLQLNHQDAGPKSEESHFSLCKWASSESPKSCSEEAKFEEDKLLQKKSNSPKVLNQDGSSNSEIQEEVSEAPEATESPCTVEDQARKERLKSLSMFGVLVCPKLRAAQSSFETALETLVEVANKRADLLNAYDQMREKKESTTK; the protein is encoded by the exons ATGGTGAATGGAGAAAACTCAGAAATACAGAGTTCCGATAAGATTGTTTTGGAGTTGATGGATTCGACGGACAGCTATCTACTTCTTATGAATTCTCTGTCATCATCACTTCGCGAG GGATGGCTGGAGCTGGCGAGTGCTAGGCATTCCATGGGCGCTTCACGTATCAGCAGTGCATTGTTTGATCTCAAATCTCATTCTGCTGCCACTACATTGCAATTAAACCATCAGGATG CTGGGCCTAAATCGGAGGAATCACATTTCAGTTTGTGCAAGTGGGCATCATCTGAGAGTCCAAAAAGCTGTTCTGAGGAAGCAAAATTTGAGGAGGATAAGCTGTTACAGAAGAAATCCAATAGCCCAAAGGTTCTGAATCAGGATGGTTCATCAAATTCTG AAATTCAGGAAGAAGTATCAGAAGCACCGGAAGCTACCGAATCACCATGCACGGTGGAGGATCAA GCTCGAAAAGAGCGACTCAAGTCATTATCCATGTTTGGAGTGCTGGTCTGTCCAAAGCTTCGAGCTGCCCAATCGTCATTTGAGACAG CTCTTGAAACTCTAGTGGAAGTAGCAAATAAACGGGCCGACCTCCTTAATGCTTATGACCAAATGCGAGAAAAGAAGGAGAGCACCACCAAATGA
- the LOC125848644 gene encoding uncharacterized protein LOC125848644 isoform X1 — MDFYYRLFFQNLFLFLAILFISVFFYLVPLFTFIPTLFLRLRRGHATLNDNSEFFEVLPEEKQLDNVKVEQELEPKFEDFEKVDSDKNDDKEKTEFCFKFKFPTYEEFSKDKTETGELIASDFVPEKSFSSLIQEPEIVNLNAEEIGCNMKDVFDLDEENRKEVPHHKMEGIQEEEEHTGAPEHHGYQKEIEGMEFLKGESDSVCKQFLGDSDFPDEFLFQSEKDSSGTDSDTVSVGFEHMRSLMSRLVNSYSDGFLSDEDFGGEFELDPLNDIDSDLKKFDLSEENHESEDFEDSDSDIMEELRELEQEDQQNDSEFLSQNDIHEDLGMVNTLEFVTEDDKLINGPQESENPKSINTAIVDTSGDANKLESLWEHQELIEQLKMEIRKVRATGLPTILEESESPTMDELQPWKIDEMLHREDSISELHKFYKSYREKMRKFDILTYQKMYAIGYLQKDPLKDPLQLLFNQKSSGPTLKSLLSQNIRLFKHKSHDIDPMVRFIKEMQSDLEVVYVGQMCLSWEFLHWQYMKALNLWDSDPRGIRKYNEVAGEFQQFQVLMQRFIENEPFQGPRVQYFIKSRYDLRNLLQVPVIRDDRVKDRNKARTKEKAVFSITSDMLVEILEESIRIFWRFVKADKDCYSVMTKGQKGIHPEVQEQEDMELLLEIKKNLEKKEKKLQEVLRSGNCILRKFRKNREEDSDHVLYFFSQVDVKLVARVLNMSRLTKDQLVWCHNKLSRISFVHRKIHVEPSFLLFPC; from the exons ATGGATTTCTATTATCGcttattctttcaaaatctgTTCTTGTTTCTTGCTATCCTATTCATCTCTGTTTTCTTCTATTTGGTTCCTCTGTTCACTTTCATCCCTACATTGTTCCTCAG ATTAAGAAGGGGTCACGCTACTTTAAACGACAATTCGGAATTTTTTGAAGTTCTGCCTGAAGAAAAACAATTGGACAATGTGAAGGTCGAGCAAGAATTAGAACCAAAGtttgaagattttgagaaaGTTGATTCGGACAAGAATGACGATAAGGAGAAAACTGAGTTTTGTTTTAAGTTTAAATTCCCAACCTATGAGGAATTTAGTAAAGACAAGACAGAAACTGGTGAACTTATCGCGTCTGATTTTGTACCAGAAAAGAGTTTTAGCAGTTTAATTCAAGAACCTGAGATTGTGAACCTGAATGCTGAAGAAATTGGTTGTAATATGAAAGATGTGTTTGATTTGGATGAAGAAAACAGGAAAGAAGTACCACATCATAAAATGGAAGGCATTCAGGAGGAAGAGGAGCACACAGGCGCGCCTGAACACCACGGTTATCAAAAGGAAATTGAAGGAATGGAATTCCTCAAGGGAGAATCAGATTCTGTGTGCAAACAATTTTTGGGTGATTCAGATTTCCCTGATGAATTTTTGTTTCAATCAGAGAAAGATTCGTCAGGTACTGATTCAGATACTGTATCAGTTGGTTTTGAGCATATGCGTTCGCTTATGAGCAGGTTAGTAAATTCCTACAGTGATGGCTTCTTGTCAGATGAAGATTTTGGTGGTGAATTTGAGCTTGATCCTTTAAATGATATTGATTCAgacttaaaaaaatttgatttgtCTGAAGAAAATCATGAATCTGAGGATTTTGAGGACAGTGATAGTGATATAATGGAAGAGTTGAGGGAATTAGAACAAGAAGACCAGCAAAATGACTCAGAATTTTTATCCCAGAATGATATTCATGAAGATTTGGGCATGGTTAATACTTTAGAATTTGTTACAGAAGATGACAAGTTAATAAATGGTCCACAAGAGTCTGAAAATCCCAAGTCAATAAACACAGCTATTGTTGACACTTCTGGGGATGCAAACAAATTAGAATCCCTGTGGGAACATCAAGAGTTGATTGAACAATTAAAGATGGAAATTAGAAAAGTCAGAGCCACGGGTCTGCCTACTATTTTGGAAGAGTCTGAGTCTCCAACAATGGACGAATTACAACCATGGaagattgatgaaatgcttcaTCGTGAAGATTCTATTAGCGAACTTCACAAATTCTACAAGAGTTACAGAGAGAAAATGCGAAAATTCGACATCTTGACGTATCAGAAGATGTATGCAATAG GTTATCTACAGAAAGATCCGCTAAAAGATCCACTGCAATTACTGTTCAACCAGAAATCTTCAGGTCCAACACTAAAATCCCTTCTCTCACAAAATATTAGGCTATTCAAACATAAAAGTCATGATATTGACCCAATGGTAAGGTTTATCAAAGAAATGCAGAGTGATTTGGAAGTGGTATACGTTGGCCAGATGTGCCTTTCTTGGGAATTTTTGCACTGGCAATATATGAAGGCTTTAAATTTGTGGGATTCTGACCCACGTGGGATCCGAAAATATAATGAAGTAGCTGGAGAGTTTCAACAGTTTCAGGTGCTCATGCAAAGATTTATTGAAAATGAACCTTTTCAAGGGCCTAGAGTTCAATATTTTATCAAGAGTCGATATGATCTTCGTAATCTTCTTCAAGTTCCTGTTATTAGAG ATGACAGAGTGAAGGACAGAAACAAGGCAAGAACAAAAGAGAAAGCTGTTTTTTCAATTACAAGTGACATGCTAGTGGAGATACTGGAAGAATCTATACGAATATTTTGGCGCTTTGTCAAAGCTGATAAAGATTGTTATAGCGTGATGACGAAAGGTCAAAAGGGAATTCATCCAGAGGTTCAAGAACAAGAGGACATGGAGCTTTTActggagataaaaaaaaatcttgaaaag AAGGAGAAGAAGCTGCAGGAAGTTTTGAGAAGTGGAAATTGCATATTGAGGAAGTTCAGGAAGAACAGAGAAGAGGATTCAGATCATGTActctattttttctctcaagtaGATGTGAAATTAGTGGCTAGGGTCCTCAACATGTCAAGGCTAACCAAAGATCAACTAGTGTGGTGTCACAATAAATTAAGCAGGATTAGTTTTGTACATAGGAAAATACATGTAGAGCCCTCTTTTTTGCTCTTCCCTTGTTAA
- the LOC125848644 gene encoding uncharacterized protein LOC125848644 isoform X2: MDFYYRLFFQNLFLFLAILFISVFFYLVPLFTFIPTLFLRLRRGHATLNDNSEFFEVLPEEKQLDNVKVEQELEPKFEDFEKVDSDKNDDKEKTEFCFKFKFPTYEEFSKDKTETGELIASDFVPEKSFSSLIQEPEIVNLNAEEIGCNMKDVFDLDEENRKEVPHHKMEGIQEEEEHTGAPEHHGYQKEIEGMEFLKGESDSVCKQFLGDSDFPDEFLFQSEKDSSGTDSDTVSVGFEHMRSLMSRLVNSYSDGFLSDEDFGGEFELDPLNDIDSDLKKFDLSEENHESEDFEDSDSDIMEELRELEQEDQQNDSEFLSQNDIHEDLGMVNTLEFVTEDDKLINGPQESENPKSINTAIVDTSGDANKLESLWEHQELIEQLKMEIRKVRATGLPTILEESESPTMDELQPWKIDEMLHREDSISELHKFYKSYREKMRKFDILTYQKMYAIGYLQKDPLKDPLQLLFNQKSSEMQSDLEVVYVGQMCLSWEFLHWQYMKALNLWDSDPRGIRKYNEVAGEFQQFQVLMQRFIENEPFQGPRVQYFIKSRYDLRNLLQVPVIRDDRVKDRNKARTKEKAVFSITSDMLVEILEESIRIFWRFVKADKDCYSVMTKGQKGIHPEVQEQEDMELLLEIKKNLEKKEKKLQEVLRSGNCILRKFRKNREEDSDHVLYFFSQVDVKLVARVLNMSRLTKDQLVWCHNKLSRISFVHRKIHVEPSFLLFPC, encoded by the exons ATGGATTTCTATTATCGcttattctttcaaaatctgTTCTTGTTTCTTGCTATCCTATTCATCTCTGTTTTCTTCTATTTGGTTCCTCTGTTCACTTTCATCCCTACATTGTTCCTCAG ATTAAGAAGGGGTCACGCTACTTTAAACGACAATTCGGAATTTTTTGAAGTTCTGCCTGAAGAAAAACAATTGGACAATGTGAAGGTCGAGCAAGAATTAGAACCAAAGtttgaagattttgagaaaGTTGATTCGGACAAGAATGACGATAAGGAGAAAACTGAGTTTTGTTTTAAGTTTAAATTCCCAACCTATGAGGAATTTAGTAAAGACAAGACAGAAACTGGTGAACTTATCGCGTCTGATTTTGTACCAGAAAAGAGTTTTAGCAGTTTAATTCAAGAACCTGAGATTGTGAACCTGAATGCTGAAGAAATTGGTTGTAATATGAAAGATGTGTTTGATTTGGATGAAGAAAACAGGAAAGAAGTACCACATCATAAAATGGAAGGCATTCAGGAGGAAGAGGAGCACACAGGCGCGCCTGAACACCACGGTTATCAAAAGGAAATTGAAGGAATGGAATTCCTCAAGGGAGAATCAGATTCTGTGTGCAAACAATTTTTGGGTGATTCAGATTTCCCTGATGAATTTTTGTTTCAATCAGAGAAAGATTCGTCAGGTACTGATTCAGATACTGTATCAGTTGGTTTTGAGCATATGCGTTCGCTTATGAGCAGGTTAGTAAATTCCTACAGTGATGGCTTCTTGTCAGATGAAGATTTTGGTGGTGAATTTGAGCTTGATCCTTTAAATGATATTGATTCAgacttaaaaaaatttgatttgtCTGAAGAAAATCATGAATCTGAGGATTTTGAGGACAGTGATAGTGATATAATGGAAGAGTTGAGGGAATTAGAACAAGAAGACCAGCAAAATGACTCAGAATTTTTATCCCAGAATGATATTCATGAAGATTTGGGCATGGTTAATACTTTAGAATTTGTTACAGAAGATGACAAGTTAATAAATGGTCCACAAGAGTCTGAAAATCCCAAGTCAATAAACACAGCTATTGTTGACACTTCTGGGGATGCAAACAAATTAGAATCCCTGTGGGAACATCAAGAGTTGATTGAACAATTAAAGATGGAAATTAGAAAAGTCAGAGCCACGGGTCTGCCTACTATTTTGGAAGAGTCTGAGTCTCCAACAATGGACGAATTACAACCATGGaagattgatgaaatgcttcaTCGTGAAGATTCTATTAGCGAACTTCACAAATTCTACAAGAGTTACAGAGAGAAAATGCGAAAATTCGACATCTTGACGTATCAGAAGATGTATGCAATAG GTTATCTACAGAAAGATCCGCTAAAAGATCCACTGCAATTACTGTTCAACCAGAAATCTTCAG AAATGCAGAGTGATTTGGAAGTGGTATACGTTGGCCAGATGTGCCTTTCTTGGGAATTTTTGCACTGGCAATATATGAAGGCTTTAAATTTGTGGGATTCTGACCCACGTGGGATCCGAAAATATAATGAAGTAGCTGGAGAGTTTCAACAGTTTCAGGTGCTCATGCAAAGATTTATTGAAAATGAACCTTTTCAAGGGCCTAGAGTTCAATATTTTATCAAGAGTCGATATGATCTTCGTAATCTTCTTCAAGTTCCTGTTATTAGAG ATGACAGAGTGAAGGACAGAAACAAGGCAAGAACAAAAGAGAAAGCTGTTTTTTCAATTACAAGTGACATGCTAGTGGAGATACTGGAAGAATCTATACGAATATTTTGGCGCTTTGTCAAAGCTGATAAAGATTGTTATAGCGTGATGACGAAAGGTCAAAAGGGAATTCATCCAGAGGTTCAAGAACAAGAGGACATGGAGCTTTTActggagataaaaaaaaatcttgaaaag AAGGAGAAGAAGCTGCAGGAAGTTTTGAGAAGTGGAAATTGCATATTGAGGAAGTTCAGGAAGAACAGAGAAGAGGATTCAGATCATGTActctattttttctctcaagtaGATGTGAAATTAGTGGCTAGGGTCCTCAACATGTCAAGGCTAACCAAAGATCAACTAGTGTGGTGTCACAATAAATTAAGCAGGATTAGTTTTGTACATAGGAAAATACATGTAGAGCCCTCTTTTTTGCTCTTCCCTTGTTAA
- the LOC125849123 gene encoding 60S ribosomal protein L34-like: protein MVQRLTYRKRHSYATKSNQHRIVKTPGGKLIYQTTKKRASGPKCPVTGKRIQGIPHLRPAEYKRSRLPRNRRTVNRAYGGVLSGSAVRERIIRAFLVEEQKIVKKVLKIQKAKEKLASKN from the exons ATGGTTCAGAGACTTACGTATCGAAAGCGGCACAGTTATGCCACCAAATCCAATCAACACAGGATTGTCAAAACTCCGG GTGGAAAGCTAATTTACCAGACCACCAAGAAGAGAGCCAGCGGCCCTAAATGTCCAGTTACTGGGAAGAGAATCCAAGGG ATTCCGCATTTGAGACCTGCTGAATATAAGAGATCCAGATTGCCAAGAAACCGCAGGACTGTGAACCGCGCTTATGGAGGTGTGCTATCTGGAAGTGCTGTAAGGGAGAG AATCATCCGAGCTTTCTTGGTTGAAGaacaaaaaattgtgaaaaaggTGTTGAAGATTCAGAAGGCAAAGGAAAAACTAGCTTCAAAGAACTGA